The Methanomicrobiales archaeon genomic interval CGGCGATGCCGGTATCATCGCGGATGGACATCGCAGAGCTGGGATGCACCGCCGTTCCTCCATCATTCGGGAACGATGGCACGGCCGCCATCGGAATTGCCGAGGATCGTATAACACCCACGACGGCGAACGATACGAGATCCAATCCAGCACTCGTATCCGTCAGCCGGGAGATGAGGGATCTTCGCATCGACACATCAGGCATTGTCAGGTTGATCGGCTGTGCCCGCGGCACGGGCTCGCCACACTCACGCCGGTCCTCGTTAGGGAGAAAGATGGCATCGCGGATATTTTATCCACTTGATGGTATCCCCCTCTGAATAATAATCCTGGAGATCGGGGCAGAACGCAAAATTGCCATCCGCATCCTTTTCAATGACCACCGAGAATCGAGATGTCTCCATATCGATTACCCCGCGTATATTCCTGTACTCGCATACAATTCCTCTCTCGGTCGGGAAGGGGAATCCATTAAGAAGACAAAAAATTCCTCAGGTATCCGATGATAATCTTTTTCGATGGTAAAGGGAGCGTGTGATCCGGCTGCGGTGATGAGGAGAGGATTATTCGACCACTACGAGGATTCGATCCGGGATGAAGGCAAGATTGGGGGAGGATGAATGCGATGGCAACGAAGAAAAGGTAGAAGAGTATGTTATCTAGGGAGGATCTCCACCAATTTGGGATCTTCTCCCAGACGAGTATGAAAGCCAGTACGCGAGCTTTGGGACGATCAACGGTGTCGGATCCTACGGCTTCATGCTCACCACGATCGACGGGAACCTCAAGAAGGGAACTGATCCAGATGAAGATCTGAGATGCGACCACCCAGCAGCTCGTCTACGACAATAAACGGGTGCAGTGGATTTGGCCGAATCAACCACCACGTTCAACGGCGGGTTTGATCCACACAAAATAACCTCATTACTATGTTCTTTGGGAGCTCGCCGCTCACATTGTGCAGAGATGGACTCACATGTCCGCCCTGCGCAGGCGTGAGCCCGGGGAAGCGGTCATACGATCTATCTCGATACCACCAAGACTTCAGGCCTTCCCCCCCGCCGGGAGGATGCGCTCGATCTATCCATAGATGTCGTTCTGACGAACTTCGGCCATCTCAAGGGCATTCTCGCAAGAGGAAGACGGCTATGACACATAGGCCGAAATATGGGTCATCGGTGAGATCCTGCTCTCTGACGGGCGGTTCTCGACAATGCAGAGGGCGAAGATGATCCTGCCGAAAAGGGAAGGGCATTTGTGCGATACGGATTGCCGAGGTTCATATGGATCTCCCCGAAAGCGAACACAGCGGTTGTGCGAAACGATTTGTGAGGCGTTTATTATCGTTCACGCTCATTGCTGATACAGGCAGCATACGACACCTACGACGCCGTATACGATACGAATCCGAGAGCCGGCAGAACGATGGCTGAAGCGATATGACCAGGAGATCCAGAAACAATCTGTTTCTGACCTGTGAACAAAAGGTGTGCCGATCGGAAACTAATTTTGAGTCTGGAGACGCCGGCTTCCCCCATGAACAGGCAGCATCTGCCCCCCGGCGATTCCGCGCACGCAGCGGAAGCCGGGGCGATGGCGGCAGAAGTATCCTGTTCCGCCTGCGGGGAGGGGGGAGCACCCGGAGGCAGAATGGCAAGCCCCCTTATCACGCCTGTGGTTCCAGCTGGAGCATGCCCCCCTTGCCGCCAGGCGCCTATCGCAAGATCCGCCCTCTCACAGGTCCCGTGAGCGGCAGGGAGTCCCGGTAGTCCCCCAGCGGGTAGGGGTCGTCGCAGATCCAGTTGCGGTCCGCGTCCAGGCAGTCCGGGGAGTAGTCGCTCCAGTAGTTGCCGCCGAGCCACTTCCCGCCGACGATGTTCCGCCCCCTGGCGAGTTCGGTGCTGAAGACGGCCGATGAGAGGGGCCTATCGCCCCGGATGAGCACGTTCTCCGCATTCCGGAAGTAATTGTTCGTGATGACGACCGAAGCAAAATCGTCGATGACCACGCCGATGCCGTTGTCCGCGATCCGGCTGTTCGAGACCCCGACGCCTGATAGCGGCTCGATCAAGACGCCCATATCGCTCCCACTGATCCTGCAGTTCTGGATGTCGGCCCCGCCGTCGGCAACACTGACTCCAAACCGGTTGTTACGGAAGGTGCAGCCGCTGATGCTGACACCGAATGCGCTGCTGACACTAACGCCGGTGTTCCAGTCGGTCAGCACCAGGTTGCGGACAGTGGCCCCATCTGATAGGTCCATGGTGGGGATCTTCACGGCTGTATCCGTCCCGATGCCGTCCAGGGTGTGACCCCGCCCGTCGATGGTGGCATCGGCATTGACGACGATGCAGGCACCGGAGGGACCGGGAGCCACGTTCATGAGATTCCGGGTCAGGATATACGTGCCCGGCTGGTCGATCACCATGCAGCCCGTGATTGGAGTCCCCCGCACGGGTCCGTTCGCCGATCGGGCCGCCGCTGGGGCGGCCAGAACGAGGCACACGATAAGAAAAACGATGAACAACGTTGCGTTCCGCATCTACCCTCACCTTCAGGAGAATGCGGGACAATAGCCATATCGAGGGATAAATGTAATGCCCGCAGTGGCGGCGGGGTATACCCGGCAAGGGTGTTTCGCACGGCAATCGGGGAGCTCCTCCGCACGCTGTGAGGTGCACACGCCATCCCGCAGAAGGCGCTCGGAGGCCCGGAGTGGGAGTGCCGGAGAAGATTGGATCCTGCAAATGTGTTCTACTCCAGCTGATGGGCGATCTCGCCCGGCCCTGTGCATCAGAGCGAGGGATTAGATAAAGCAGAAACGATCTCTTCTAAAGAGCTACCGGAGAGAAGCAAAGACTGGGTGAACCAGGCCAGACGGGACCTGAATGTGGCAGAAAAGATGATGTACGCCGGATCGTTCGAGTGGTCCTGCTTTATCGCCCAGCAGGCTGCGGGAAAAGCCGTGAAGGCAGCATTCCAGAAGCTGCATGCAGTCGCCTGGGGTTACTCGGTCATGGATTTATTGAAGGCTCTCTCCGATAAGGTGACGGTACCCGAAGAGCTCTACGACTGTGCCAGGAGCCCCGGCAGGTACTATGTTACCGGGAGGTACCCGAACGGATTCGGGTCGGGAAGTCCGTACGAGTACTTCTCACGGAAGGATGCAGAGGATGCCATCGTTTGTGATCGAAGAATCATCGAATTCTGCTCGGGTATTCTGGCTTGAAGAGGAGAGTTTGATCGCCGAACTCCGCGGGGCAGCCAAGCGAATCGGTGAAGCAGAGAGCGATGCTGTCAGGATCGTCCTTTTGGCTCCCTCGCGGAGGGCCGAGGCGTCCCCGGGAGCGATGCCGATATCCTGGTCGTCCTTCGGAGCGCTCA includes:
- a CDS encoding HEPN domain-containing protein; its protein translation is MHQSEGLDKAETISSKELPERSKDWVNQARRDLNVAEKMMYAGSFEWSCFIAQQAAGKAVKAAFQKLHAVAWGYSVMDLLKALSDKVTVPEELYDCARSPGRYYVTGRYPNGFGSGSPYEYFSRKDAEDAIVCDRRIIEFCSGILA
- a CDS encoding NosD domain-containing protein, whose product is MRNATLFIVFLIVCLVLAAPAAARSANGPVRGTPITGCMVIDQPGTYILTRNLMNVAPGPSGACIVVNADATIDGRGHTLDGIGTDTAVKIPTMDLSDGATVRNLVLTDWNTGVSVSSAFGVSISGCTFRNNRFGVSVADGGADIQNCRISGSDMGVLIEPLSGVGVSNSRIADNGIGVVIDDFASVVITNNYFRNAENVLIRGDRPLSSAVFSTELARGRNIVGGKWLGGNYWSDYSPDCLDADRNWICDDPYPLGDYRDSLPLTGPVRGRILR